The proteins below are encoded in one region of Microbispora sp. NBC_01189:
- a CDS encoding FadR/GntR family transcriptional regulator, producing the protein MSLTEQAIERIRQLIKDGTLPPGARLPPEQDLAAELGLSRNLLREAVRSLVTTRVLEVRRGDGTFVTSLKPELLLEGVGLAVEMMRGDDLLEITEVRRLFEPVATALAATRITAAQLAEVGRHLDAMIAAQDDVELLNHHDDAFHRAVFAATGNQSLCALLAGIAGRTLRARVWRGLVVENAAGRTIAEHAAIYRALADGDAPLAQAAALLHVNTTETWLRENLGPSAPGPADEPPR; encoded by the coding sequence ATGTCGTTGACCGAGCAGGCGATCGAACGCATCCGGCAGCTCATCAAGGACGGCACCCTGCCCCCGGGCGCGCGGCTGCCGCCGGAGCAGGACCTCGCCGCCGAGCTCGGGCTGTCCCGCAACCTGCTCAGAGAGGCCGTCCGCTCTCTCGTCACCACCCGCGTGCTGGAGGTGCGCAGGGGCGACGGCACCTTCGTCACGAGCCTCAAGCCGGAACTGCTGCTGGAGGGCGTCGGTCTCGCGGTGGAGATGATGCGGGGCGACGACCTCCTGGAGATCACCGAGGTGCGGCGGCTGTTCGAACCGGTCGCGACGGCCCTGGCCGCCACCCGGATCACCGCCGCCCAGCTCGCGGAGGTCGGACGCCACCTCGACGCGATGATCGCCGCCCAGGACGACGTGGAGCTGCTCAACCACCACGACGACGCCTTCCACCGCGCCGTGTTCGCGGCCACGGGCAACCAGTCGCTGTGCGCGCTGCTCGCCGGCATCGCCGGCCGGACGCTCCGCGCCCGTGTGTGGCGCGGGCTGGTGGTGGAGAACGCGGCCGGCCGGACGATCGCCGAGCACGCCGCCATCTACCGGGCGCTCGCGGACGGCGACGCGCCCCTCGCCCAGGCGGCCGCGCTGCTGCACGTGAACACCACGGAGACCTGGCTCAGGGAGAACCTCGGCCCTTCGGCGCCCGGCCCCGCGGACGAACCGCCGAGGTGA
- a CDS encoding alpha-L-fucosidase: MSSPSFRMSRRQLLASAAAATAAGVLKAGPAWATAGPQSYSASWSSVDQHPPAAEWFQDAKFGIYFHWGVFSVPAYANEWYPRNMYNSGSNENNHHKSVFGDPSAWPYHNFINGARDKAGNFVQFAPKLKSAGGNFDPDEWAQLFADAGAKFAGPVAEHHDGYSMWNSRVNEWNSVATGPRLDLLRLHADAIRAKGLKLLVAMHHAYNFTGFYQWVPSQSSTSLKKLYGQLDKTTEYQLWYDKLKEVIDGYQPDVIWEDFNLTQIPESYRLNFLSYYYNQAVAWNKDVVATYKDGYNTKGEVVDYERGGPAGIQTPYWLTDDSISSSSWCYTNGIGYYSLNAMLHSLIDRVSKNGNMLLNIAPMADGTIPSGQRTILLGIGDYLKRFGESVYATRAWSVFGEGPTQMGGGSFTTPRAGTAQDIRFTRSKDNTVLYATVLGWPGATLNIATLGSNRINLNNLTSVQLLGSSAGQYTNLPNRTQDGSGLHISMPSSNAPFTAPAYVVKLTFNGQIPSPGSGGTPTGYVRIANAATGLVLDSGGNVASGSNLKQWNWDGSNNLQWQLVDLGGGWYRIVNRTNGMVADSWGDATNGANARQSAWNGGNNQQWRLNDVGNGRYQIVNRGTGTSLDGMGYTSAGSAVGMWAPNSSANNQWTVTGV; this comes from the coding sequence ATGTCTTCGCCCTCGTTCCGGATGAGCCGCCGTCAGTTGCTCGCGTCGGCCGCGGCCGCCACTGCCGCAGGTGTGCTGAAAGCCGGCCCCGCATGGGCCACCGCCGGCCCGCAGAGCTACAGCGCGAGCTGGTCCTCGGTCGACCAGCACCCGCCGGCCGCCGAGTGGTTCCAGGACGCCAAGTTCGGCATCTACTTCCACTGGGGCGTCTTCAGCGTCCCCGCGTACGCCAACGAATGGTATCCGCGCAACATGTACAACAGCGGGTCGAACGAGAACAACCACCACAAGAGCGTCTTCGGCGACCCATCGGCCTGGCCCTACCACAACTTCATCAACGGTGCCCGGGACAAGGCCGGCAACTTCGTGCAGTTCGCGCCGAAGCTCAAGTCGGCCGGCGGCAACTTCGACCCCGACGAGTGGGCGCAGCTGTTCGCCGACGCCGGGGCGAAGTTCGCCGGGCCGGTGGCCGAGCACCACGACGGCTACTCCATGTGGAACAGCCGGGTGAACGAGTGGAACTCGGTCGCCACCGGGCCCAGGCTCGACCTGCTGCGGCTGCACGCCGACGCCATCCGGGCCAAGGGCCTCAAGCTTCTGGTGGCCATGCACCACGCCTACAACTTCACCGGCTTCTACCAGTGGGTTCCGTCGCAGTCCAGCACCAGCCTCAAGAAGCTGTACGGCCAGCTCGACAAGACCACCGAATACCAGCTCTGGTACGACAAGCTCAAGGAGGTCATCGACGGCTACCAGCCCGACGTCATCTGGGAGGACTTCAACCTCACCCAGATCCCCGAGTCGTACCGGCTGAACTTCCTGTCGTACTACTACAACCAGGCGGTCGCCTGGAACAAGGACGTCGTCGCCACGTACAAGGACGGATACAACACGAAGGGCGAGGTGGTCGACTACGAGCGCGGCGGCCCGGCGGGCATCCAGACCCCGTACTGGCTGACCGACGACAGCATCTCCAGCTCCAGCTGGTGCTACACGAACGGCATCGGCTACTACTCCCTCAACGCCATGCTGCACTCGCTGATCGACCGGGTCAGCAAGAACGGCAACATGCTCCTCAACATCGCCCCGATGGCCGACGGCACCATCCCCTCCGGGCAGCGGACGATCCTGCTCGGCATCGGCGACTACCTCAAGCGCTTCGGCGAGTCCGTCTACGCCACCCGGGCCTGGTCGGTCTTCGGCGAGGGGCCCACGCAGATGGGCGGCGGCTCCTTCACCACCCCTCGGGCGGGCACCGCGCAGGACATCCGGTTCACCCGCAGCAAGGACAACACGGTCCTGTACGCCACCGTGCTGGGCTGGCCGGGCGCCACGCTGAACATCGCGACGCTGGGCTCGAACCGGATCAACCTGAACAATCTGACCTCGGTGCAACTGCTCGGCTCCTCGGCGGGCCAGTACACCAACCTGCCCAACCGCACCCAGGACGGCTCGGGCCTGCACATCTCGATGCCGTCGTCCAACGCCCCGTTCACCGCCCCCGCGTACGTGGTCAAGCTGACCTTCAACGGCCAGATCCCCTCCCCGGGCTCCGGCGGCACCCCGACCGGCTACGTGCGGATCGCCAACGCCGCCACCGGCCTGGTGCTGGACAGCGGCGGCAACGTGGCGTCGGGCTCGAACCTCAAGCAGTGGAACTGGGACGGCAGCAACAACCTGCAGTGGCAGCTGGTCGACCTGGGCGGCGGCTGGTACCGGATCGTCAACCGCACCAACGGCATGGTGGCCGACAGCTGGGGCGACGCCACCAACGGCGCCAACGCCAGGCAGTCGGCCTGGAACGGCGGCAACAACCAGCAGTGGCGCCTGAACGACGTCGGCAACGGCCGCTACCAGATCGTCAACCGCGGCACCGGGACGTCCCTCGACGGCATGGGCTACACGAGCGCCGGCTCCGCCGTCGGCATGTGGGCGCCGAACAGCAGCGCCAACAACCAGTGGACCGTCACCGGGGTCTGA